CTACCGTAACGTATGTACCGGCATTTGTGTTAGAACATAGTTATGAAAATTTTGATCCACACATAAGTCTCGGTGTTGCAGATGTTTCTCTTTTAGACAGCCTCGCCGCGCACATTTTTGAACCTATAGAATTTAAGGCGGCTTCGGTTAGTTTATATCAATTGGGCGATCACGGTACTGCCCAAAAACTGCTTTGGACATCTGAGTAATTTAAAATATCATTTCACAAAAAAAGCACTTGGAACTAACCAGGTGCTTTTTTAATGGTAAGGTTTAAATTTTAGATCTTTTCGAGTGCCGCTTTAATATACGTTTCGCCTTTTAAAATTTCAAAAGTTTTATTATTTGCAACTGAATCTTCTAGCGAGCCTACCAAGGTTTCTGCAACATCACGACGCGGTATTTCGCCACTTTTATTTAGTTTATTGTCTATTTCAATTTTCCCGTTTCCATCATCATTTGTAAGCGCACCCGGACGCACAATTGCGTAATGCAATCCCGATTGTTTTAGATGTTCATCGGCATTGTGTTTTGCTCTTAAATACTCCTGTAAATCAGATGCCTGTTCCGGATTATCGGCACCCATTGAGCTTAGCATTACAAATTTCTTAACGCCATCATTTTTAGAGGCATCCATCAATTTTTTGGCGCCTTCCTGATCAACTTCCTTTACTTTTTTTCCACCTGAACCTGCGGCAAAAATTACGCGGTCAATTCCTTTGGTAGTATTGCTCACATCTT
This region of Aequorivita marisscotiae genomic DNA includes:
- a CDS encoding SDR family oxidoreductase, yielding MEKILVAGANGTTGKKIISILQHSDKYQPIAMVRKEEQVSHFKNEGVETVLADLEKDVSNTTKGIDRVIFAAGSGGKKVKEVDQEGAKKLMDASKNDGVKKFVMLSSMGADNPEQASDLQEYLRAKHNADEHLKQSGLHYAIVRPGALTNDDGNGKIEIDNKLNKSGEIPRRDVAETLVGSLEDSVANNKTFEILKGETYIKAALEKI